In the Oscillospiraceae bacterium genome, CGCAACCGCGTGCGGGAGGGCATTGCCAAGATCTCTGCCAGCTGGGCGGCGGTCTCCACCGCGGATTGCGCGAGGATCTTACATGCGGTAAAACCGGAAAGCTTTGATGTGGCGTACTTTTTTGGCGAAATGCGGACGGCAAGGATGTATGCGGGGGACCGCAGCGCGGATCTGATCGCGGCCCGGGAAGGGAAAGGCGTTTGGGATGTTAGTTTGAATTTGATTGAGTTTTGAGGGTGATGGTTGGTCAGGGTTGCCACCCTGCGGCAACCCTTTTTTATAACGGCATCTTGCGAGTAGGCCTTCCTTTTTGGACACCCAAAAAGGAAGCGAAAAAAGTGCCCGCTACTTGCGAAAGCGCGGGAGGCCCGCCTTAGGGGCTGCTCGCCCCTAAGAACCCCAAAGAGGAGGTTGAGAAGCAAAAAAGCTAAACCGTGCAGGAGTGCTGCACGGTTCTTAACGCTTTTTTGTTTCTCTCCGATTGACCCCTCCGGGGCCAAAACGGGCCGATGACGAGCATCGGCCCCTACAGTATGGTTATAGAGGAATTTAGGCCCCGAAGGGGTCAATGTGGAGAAGGGCCCAAAGGCGTTAAGAAAAATGCAGCACTCCTGCATTTTTTAGCCTTTGGGTCTTTCGACCACGACTTTGGGGTTCCAAGGGGCGAGCAGCCCCTTGGGCGGGGTCCGCTGCCTCGCAACAGCGGGACTTTTTTCGCTACCTTTTTTGGTCACAAAAAAGGTAGGCCTATCGGAAGAATCCCATTATAAAAGGCCCTGCCGCAAGGTAGGCAGGGCCGCAAAGCCACCCTATACAATCCAAACAATCTCAGAAAGGACAACCAAAAATGTACGATGTACCAAAAGAATACCGAGCTGCGATCCGCTCCCCGACGCGGAAGGACCGCATGGCGGGCAAGCTGATCCTGACCGACGGCAGCACCATCGAACTGACCGACAGCGCCGTTATTTCCGGGTCGGTCAGCGTGGACAACCAGTGCGTGTCCGGACAGGAGCTGGCCTTCGGCAGCGTGTACATGGGGCAGGCGTCGCTGCAGCTGCGCACCGCGCTATCCAGTGCTGCGTTTTACGATGCAGCGCTGCAAATCGACTATGAGATCCAGCTGGCAGACGGCAGCTGGTACACCCTGCCGGTGGGCCGCTACACCGTAGCCGAGGCCGAGCGCAGCGCCGCCGTGGTCAGCCTGACCGGCTACGACAACATGCTGAAGCTGGAGCGCAAGTTCTCCGGCAGCGCGATTTTGGGCGACGCCTACACGATGCTGACCCAGATCGCCGGCACCTGCGGCGTGGAGCTGGCGCAAAGCGAGGCGGAGATCAAGGCACTTTCGCCCAACGCCGAGATCCTGCGCCAGCTCGACGGCAGCTACCGGGTCTCCACCTGGCGCGACTGCGTGGGGGCCATTGCCCAACTGCTGGCCGGGTTTGCCACCATCGACCGGCTGGGCAGGCTGCGGATCGTGCAGTTTGGAGAGACACCCTGCGTGATGCTTTCAAAAAACGCACGTACCAATGCGAAAATCTCTGACTTCTCCTGCCACTACGCCGCGCTGGTCATCGAGACCGACACGGATACCTTCACCTCAGACATCGAGGGGGAGAGCGGCCTGGAAATGACCATCTCCGACATGCCGCTGGCCGAAAGCGGCACCGCTGAGGTGCGGCAGGGCATCTGCGACGCGGTGTTTGCGCGGCTGCGTGCGCTGGACTACACCCCCGCCGCCGTGACGATGCCCGGCGACCCGGCGCTGGAGCTGGGCGATCGCCTGGCGCTGCCCACTGCCCATGCCGCGCCCGAAACGCTGGTGACCCACCTGGTGTGGAAGTTCCGCGGCGAAATGACGCTGAAAGGCGTGGGCAAAAACCCCTACCTGGCGGGCGCTGCCACCCACACCGACGCCCAGCTGCGCAGCCTGCAAAAGCAGGCCGGCGCGAACAAAATCATTTATTACAGCTTCACCAACGGCTCCGACATAAAAGTGAAGGACAACGGCAAGGAGACCAACGCCGTGAACTTGACTTTTGTTACCACGCAGGATACCTCGGCCATGTTTTTGGCGCAGGTGCTGCTGACGGCAGAACCGGATGCTAAGGTGGTGAAGCTGCCTGTAACAGGCGATACTGCGTCTGATTTTGAAGGTGCGGCCACGCTGGAACAGGATGCCGCCCTGACGCTGACCGTGCGGTACTACCTGGACAATGTTCTCATCGACAGCTTTACCCCGGCCCAGCGTCTGGTGCGGGGTGCCCACGCCTTGGCGCTGTTTTACCCCTTCCCGGATTTGGAGGGCGCGGCCAGCCACCGCTGGAGCGTGCGCCTGCTGTGCGCGGGCGGCGGCGTGAAGATCGCCAAAGGGCAGATCCGTGCTACCATCACCGGCCAGGGCATGGCGGTGGGCGACGCCTGGGACGGTACGCTGGAGTTTGAGGAGCTGGTCGGCCGACCGACCCGGACGCCTGTGGCCCGCAAGGTGCTGGCCATTCAGGACGTCATCCTGGCAGGCACGCAGAAGCCCATCGGTGATGCGGCGGCCGAGATCATCACCAGGCTGCTGCGCAAGGCACCGGCAAGAAACATTTTGTAAAACCGAGAGGAGGAACTTTACCATGCCCATCCATGGTCACACCAAAATCGAACTCACCAGCCAAACTACCGGTGAGGTCGAGACGATCGAGAAAGACAACATTGTAACAAACGCTGTATCGCATATATTTAACGCTTTCAACGGTATGGCCCTCCTGCGGGAGGCCAACGCCAACGGCGAGTACGGCAGCACCTCGGATAAGAGCTGGGAGCTGCTGGAAAGCCTCTACGGCGGCATTTTGCTGTACGACACCGCCCTGGGCAGCGACCCGAACACCCTGTTCGCCCCGCCGGAGGCCAACCTCGTGGGCAGCGGCGTGCCCAAGGTGCTTAACAACGGCAAGGGCCTGCAGCGCGGCAGCTTTAACGCCACCGAAAGCAAAACAGACCTAAAAAACGGCGTTGTCACGTTTGTTTACGACTTCGCCACCAGCCAGGCCAACGGCACGATCGCCAGCGTGTGCCTCACCAGCCGCTACGGCGGCTTCTTCGGTGAGAGCGAGACCGCCCTGCCCGCCGCCGACGGCTCCAACACGTCGAGCTACTACAACAGTGCGCTGTTCGGGCAGGAGACGATCTTTCCCAATGCGCCGGGCAAGAACGACCGCCACCTCTACGGCCGCCCGCTGTACGCCGACCCGGAAAACGACGAGATGGTGTTTGGCGCTATCATCAACAATAAGCTGGTGCTGCGTTACGCCACCGCTTTGACGACCGAGATCGATCTGTTCAATCCCATCAACACCACCCGCGTCAAAAAGACCGAGGAGCGTGACCTTTCGGACTTTCTGCAGGCCGACCACTTCAGCTACTGTGCCGTAAGTTATGACGTAGATGCGGATAAGATCTGCGTCGTCAGCACCCCCGGCGCCGACCAGCTGAAAACCACCGGCCTGATCCGCGTGCGCACCTACGACCGCAAGACCCTGGAGGAAAAAACCTACGCCTTCACCAACCCCACCGGCGTGACGCTGGCGGGCAACGTGGGCGGCACCTCGCCGGGACTGCGCAATACCGGCCGTCTGCTGGGCGGCTGCCTGTTCATGGCCGGGTACACCACCTCGCCCGCGGCCAACGCGGTGCCGTTTTTCAAAATTCCGCTGGCCGATCCCAGCAACGTGACGGCCATCACCACCCACGATCTGCTGATGCCCATGTTCCAGGATATGCACGACGGGCGCATCTACTTTATGGGCAGCAGGTACACGGCCTGCGGCACCGTGCTGAACACCGCCACCAACGAGATGCACGCCATCGAGGCCTACTACAACTACGAGCAGTACCCCTACCTGGCTGTGCCCGTGCTGGGCCAGCCCGCTGTGCCCTACATGGTGCGTTACGACGCCAACTCCGGCAACAACCAAAGCACCGTGCACCAGGGCATCCGGCGCAACTACCTGGCCACCATCAACGATTTGGACGCGCCGGTGCAGAAAACAGCCGATAAAACGATGAAAATTACCTACACACTGCGCAGAGAGGAGAGCTGATATGCAGGGCATTTTTGCGGGGCGCACCCAGCTGCGCTACCCCTACGGCCGTTACGGATACACCCGCGGCGGCGGCAAAATTTGGCACGGCGGTATGGATCTGGTCGGGTCGGACTCGACCGATATACGCATGCCGTATTACAAAAATAAGCGTATCACCGGCAAAGTCGTCCGTGCCCGCCGCGTGACCGACCACAGCAATAAGACTTGGGAGTGGGGCTGGTACGTCTGCGTGCAGCTGGACCCCGGCCAGACCCCCGACGACGTGAACTATCTGTACTTTTGCCACTGCCGCGAGCTGAAAGTGACGGCGGGGCAGGCGGTGGCCAGCGGCGACCTGCTGGCCGTGATGGGCCAAAGCGGCAACGCGGCGGGCGGCTACGACCATTGCCATTTCGAGGCCCGCGCCACGGCTACCGGCAAGGGCCTGGACCCCAGCCAGTACGCGGGCTGCCCCAACGCGGTAGGCGTGTACGGCGAGGCGCCGGGGCAGGCGGATTCCGGCGAGGAGAATGAGGAAAACGCCGATGCTGTGAAGAAACTGCAGCGTATTTCCATCGGCCCGGTAAGCCGGGGCGACGCCGACGCGGTGTATGCGGTGTGCGTCAGCCGCGGGCTGGTGGCCGCTGGTTTGTACAAAAGTGAATGGAGTGTTTGAATATGAACGGAAATTTGGACAAGAAAAACGGTTTTTTATATGCAAAAGCCGCCGTGGCCGCGCTGTGCGGGGCCTTTACGGCGGCGTTTGGGTGGCTGGGCTGGCTGGTGCTGGCCTGGGCGGCCTGCATGGCGCTGGATTGGCTGAGCGGCAGCGCGGCCGCCGCCAGCAGGGGAGAGTGGTCCAGCGCGGCAGCCCGCGCGGGGATCTGGCACAAAGCCGGCATGGTGGTGGTCGTCTGCGTAGCGGCGCTGACCGACTTGGTTTTAAACGTGGCGGTGGAAAACCTGCCGGCGTTTTGGGATGGTGTTGGGTTTGATTTTGAAGGGGTAGTCCTGCCGGTGGTGTTGGTGTGGTATATTTTTACCGAATTAGGCTCCATTGCCGAGAATGGCGCGGCCATGGGGGCACCGGTGCCTAGTTGGTTGCTTTCGTTGTTGGCCGAAAGCAAGGAGAAAGCCGCTAAGTAGCAGTCTGCTGCGCGGCCCTGCCTACCTCTTGCGGGCGGCTCCCGTTCCGCGCCACCCTGCGGCGCTTCACTCGCATTAACGGCATTTTGGCGTTATGCGTACTCTTTTGTGACCAAAAGAGTACCAGAAAAGTCCCGCTAGTTCCGAGGCGCGGGGCACGGCTTAAGAGCGCTAGTTCGCGCTTCGCGCGAAGCGTCGCTGACGCGCCGCGGGCCGCGCTCTTAAGAATTTAACAAAGGTTGGTCTGGCGGCTGCCCGCCGCCGATTCCTCTGCAATGGTGTACGGTCTCGCTAAAGTGCATTGGCTCCCCTAGAGGGGAGCCATTCACCTTATTTTATAGAGGAATTTCGGCCCCGAAGGGGTCAATATGGAGAGGAGCGAAAAAGCGTTAAGAAAAACGCAGCACTCCTGCGTTTTTTAGCTTTTTTGCTTCTCGACCTCATCTTTGGGGTTCCAAGGGGCGAGTAGCCCCTTGGGCGGGGTTCGCTGCCTCGCAACAGCGAGACTTTTTCGCTTCCTTTTTGGTCACAAAAAGGAAGGCCCTTATGGATGCAACCCATAATAAAAGGGCGTCACCGCATGGTGGTGACGCCCGTAAGGCAGAAACATCGATCAAAAATACTGCTCAAGATCCTTCTTATCGGTAGAGCACCGCAGCGCCGCCTCGCGGGTAATCTTCCCGCAATCCACCAGCCGGGCCAGGTCGCCGTTCAGGCTGTGCATGCCTAAAGCGGCCCCGGACTGCAAAACACTGGGGATCTGGAAGCACTTATTCTCGCGAATCAGGTTGCACACCGCATCGCTGCCCACCAAAATTTCAGTGGCGGCACACCGCCCGCGGCCGGTGGCCAGGGGCAAAAGCTGCTGGGTGATAACACCACGCAGCACCGTTGAAAGCTGCCCGCGGATCTGGCTTTGCGCACCCGGCGGGCAGACGTCGATGATACGGTCAATGGTCTGCGCTGCGCCGATGGTGTGCAGTGTGCTCATCACCAGATGGCCGGTCTCGGCGGCGGTCACGGCGGCGGAGATGGTCTCGTAGTCGCGCATCTCGCCAACGAGAATCACGTCCGGGTCCTCGCGCAGGGCACTGCGCAGGGCGGCGGCAAAGCCGGTCACGTCGCTGCCCACCTCGCGCTGATGGATCAAAGCTTTTTTGCTTTTATACACGTACTCGATGGGGTCCTCGATGGTCAGGATGTGGTCGGAGCGGTTCTGGTTGATGTAGTCGATCATCGAGGCCAGCGTCGTGGACTTGCCGCTGCCCGTGGGGCCGGTGACCAGGATCAGGCCGCGGGGCTCGTCCGCCAATTTCTTCAAAACCGGCGGCAGGCCCAGCTGCTCCATGGTGGGGATCTCATCGTTTAAAAGACGCAGCGTCGCTGAAATTTTGCCCTGCTGGTAAAACACGTTCACACGGCTGCGGGTGCCGTCCGGCGCGGCGATGGCAAAGTCCGCGTCCAGCCGCTGGGTGTCCAGTGCTTCGCGGTGGCTCTCGTCCAGGGTATTTTCAATCAGGGCACGGGTGGCGTCCTCGTCAAACTGCACGGGGGCTTCCACCAGCTTGCCGTCAATGCGGAACATCAGCGGCAGGCCTTGGGAAATATGGATGTCGCTGGCCTTCATCTGGCGGGCCAGCGCGGTCAGTTCATGGATCTGCATAGGGTATCACTCCTCAAAATAGGTGATCTTCAGCAGTTCTTCGGGGGTAGTCACGCCGTCGCGCACCAGCTGCACGGCGCTCTCCCGCAGGCTGCGCATGCCCTGGGTTTTCCGCGCTGCATCGGTCATTTCTTCAATGCTCGCGCCCTCGGCGATCATGCGGCGCAGCGCCTTGTTGATGACCACCATCTCGTGGATGGCCACGCGGCCTTTGTAGCCGGTGCCGTTGCACTGGGGGCAGCCGGTGCCGCGGGCGACAAAGGGGATGCTCGGCCCCAGCAGCTCGGCTTCGGCCTCGGTGACGGGCACTTTCCTGGCGCAGGCGGGGCATACGCGGCGCATCAGGCGCTGGGCCACCACACCGGCCAGGGAGTTGGCGATCATGTACCGCTCCACGCCCATATCCTCCAAACGGACAATGGACGATAGAGCGTCGTTTGTGTGCAGGGTAGAGAAAACCATGTGGCCGGTGATGGCCGCACGGACGGAGATGGACGCGGTCTCAGCGTCGCGGGTCTCGCCCACCATGATGACGTCCGGGTCCTGGCGCAGCAGGGCGCGCAGGCCGCTCTCGAAGGTCAGGCCCGCCACGTTGTTCACCTGGGTCTGGTTGATGCGGTCCAGGTTGCGCTCCACGGGGTCCTCAATGGTGGAAACGTTCACCTGCCGCTGGGCGACCTCCTGCAGCACCATGTACAGCGTGGTGGTCTTGCCGCTGCCGGTGGGGCCGGTCAGGTAGACGATGCCGTTGGGGCGGTCCAGCAGCGGGCGGAACCGCTTATAGGTCTCGTCGTCC is a window encoding:
- a CDS encoding phage holin family protein, which translates into the protein MNGNLDKKNGFLYAKAAVAALCGAFTAAFGWLGWLVLAWAACMALDWLSGSAAAASRGEWSSAAARAGIWHKAGMVVVVCVAALTDLVLNVAVENLPAFWDGVGFDFEGVVLPVVLVWYIFTELGSIAENGAAMGAPVPSWLLSLLAESKEKAAK
- a CDS encoding M23 family metallopeptidase, with translation MQGIFAGRTQLRYPYGRYGYTRGGGKIWHGGMDLVGSDSTDIRMPYYKNKRITGKVVRARRVTDHSNKTWEWGWYVCVQLDPGQTPDDVNYLYFCHCRELKVTAGQAVASGDLLAVMGQSGNAAGGYDHCHFEARATATGKGLDPSQYAGCPNAVGVYGEAPGQADSGEENEENADAVKKLQRISIGPVSRGDADAVYAVCVSRGLVAAGLYKSEWSV
- a CDS encoding type IV pilus twitching motility protein PilT, which gives rise to MQIHELTALARQMKASDIHISQGLPLMFRIDGKLVEAPVQFDEDATRALIENTLDESHREALDTQRLDADFAIAAPDGTRSRVNVFYQQGKISATLRLLNDEIPTMEQLGLPPVLKKLADEPRGLILVTGPTGSGKSTTLASMIDYINQNRSDHILTIEDPIEYVYKSKKALIHQREVGSDVTGFAAALRSALREDPDVILVGEMRDYETISAAVTAAETGHLVMSTLHTIGAAQTIDRIIDVCPPGAQSQIRGQLSTVLRGVITQQLLPLATGRGRCAATEILVGSDAVCNLIRENKCFQIPSVLQSGAALGMHSLNGDLARLVDCGKITREAALRCSTDKKDLEQYF